In the genome of Myxococcus stipitatus, one region contains:
- the bla gene encoding subclass B3 metallo-beta-lactamase, with protein MRIPTFICAVSAFLLNSTAAVAAEPAVPATLPQLEAYTVDASWLKPMEPLRIADRTWQIGTQELTALLVETQEGLVLLDGGMPQMAEHLLANLKRRGFAPKDLRLMLSSHAHTDHAGPFAELKRRTGARVVASAESAVLLARGGSDDLHYGDSITFPPVVADRVVMDGEVVSLGGVEFTAHFMPGHTPGSIGWTWTDTRDGKPVRIAYADSLSAPGYQLLGHPRYPRIVEDYRRSFATVRALPCDVLLTPHPGSSNWNYAAGAAAGAKAMSCKTYAETAERNFNKQLAEQRGKAR; from the coding sequence ATGCGCATCCCGACCTTCATCTGCGCCGTCTCCGCCTTCCTGTTGAACTCCACCGCCGCCGTCGCCGCGGAGCCGGCCGTGCCGGCGACGCTGCCGCAGCTGGAGGCCTATACCGTTGATGCGTCCTGGTTGAAGCCCATGGAGCCGCTGCGCATCGCCGACCGCACCTGGCAGATCGGCACGCAGGAGCTGACCGCCCTGTTGGTGGAAACGCAGGAGGGCCTCGTGTTGTTGGATGGGGGCATGCCGCAGATGGCCGAGCACCTGCTCGCGAACCTGAAGCGTCGCGGCTTCGCGCCGAAGGACCTGCGCCTGATGCTGAGCAGCCACGCGCACACCGACCATGCCGGTCCCTTCGCCGAGCTGAAGCGCCGCACCGGCGCGCGAGTCGTCGCCAGCGCCGAGTCGGCGGTCCTGCTGGCACGTGGAGGCAGCGACGACCTGCACTACGGTGATTCCATCACCTTCCCACCCGTCGTGGCCGACCGCGTGGTCATGGACGGAGAGGTCGTCTCGCTGGGCGGTGTCGAGTTCACCGCGCACTTCATGCCGGGACACACCCCGGGCAGCATTGGCTGGACGTGGACCGATACCCGCGACGGCAAGCCGGTGCGCATCGCCTACGCAGACAGCCTCAGTGCCCCGGGTTATCAGTTGCTGGGACACCCGCGCTATCCGCGCATCGTCGAGGACTACCGGCGCAGCTTCGCCACCGTGCGCGCGCTGCCCTGTGATGTGTTGCTGACCCCGCATCCGGGCTCCAGCAACTGGAACTACGCGGCTGGCGCCGCGGCCGGTGCGAAGGCGATGAGCTGCAAGACCTACGCGGAGACCGCCGAGCGCAACTTCAACAAGCAGCTGGCGGAGCAGCGTGGCAAGGCGCGTTGA
- a CDS encoding AraC family transcriptional regulator, translated as MKTARPSIPARSPDLEVLATLMKRHTPTDGIHATAIPRLVLIRASEPTTPLHVLHAPALCIVAQGRKQVLLADELYVYGSDQCLVASVDLPVTGQVVEASSTRPYLCFRLDLEPGQLGDMMLEAALETPAAGGLARGLALGPVGASLLDAATRLVRLLDTPRDIPVLAPLFIREILYRLLADDPTAKLRRIAMADGRLHSVTRAIHWIKENYAAPMRIEQLARTVHMSPSALHQHFKSVTSMSPLQYQKQLRLQEARRLMLARPMDAAMAGHSVGYESPSQFSREYSRLFGAPPSRDIARLREELGATSS; from the coding sequence ATGAAGACCGCCCGCCCCTCAATCCCCGCCCGGAGCCCTGACCTGGAAGTGCTGGCGACGCTCATGAAGCGCCACACGCCCACGGATGGCATCCATGCGACGGCCATCCCTCGGCTGGTCCTCATCCGAGCGTCGGAGCCCACCACTCCGCTGCATGTGCTGCACGCGCCCGCGCTGTGCATCGTCGCGCAGGGTCGCAAGCAGGTCCTGCTGGCGGACGAGCTGTATGTCTATGGGTCGGACCAGTGCCTGGTCGCGTCCGTGGACCTTCCCGTCACGGGACAGGTCGTGGAGGCGTCCTCGACGAGGCCCTATCTCTGCTTCCGGTTAGACCTGGAGCCCGGGCAGCTGGGCGACATGATGTTGGAGGCGGCGCTGGAGACTCCTGCGGCGGGAGGTCTGGCGCGAGGCCTGGCATTGGGCCCGGTGGGTGCATCACTGCTGGATGCGGCGACGCGCCTCGTTCGGCTCCTGGACACGCCGCGAGACATCCCGGTGCTGGCGCCGCTCTTCATCCGCGAGATTCTCTACCGGCTGTTGGCCGACGACCCCACCGCGAAGCTGCGGAGGATCGCCATGGCCGACGGCCGGCTGCACTCCGTCACCCGGGCCATCCATTGGATCAAGGAGAACTACGCCGCGCCCATGCGCATCGAGCAGCTGGCGCGCACGGTCCACATGAGCCCGTCCGCGCTCCACCAGCACTTCAAGTCCGTGACGTCGATGAGCCCGCTGCAATACCAGAAGCAGCTGAGGCTCCAGGAGGCCCGCCGGCTGATGCTCGCCCGTCCCATGGACGCGGCGATGGCGGGACACTCCGTGGGCTATGAGAGCCCCTCCCAGTTCAGCCGCGAGTACAGCCGGCTGTTCGGCGCACCACCCTCCCGAGACATCGCGAGGCTTCGGGAGGAGCTGGGGGCCACTTCCTCCTGA
- a CDS encoding SDR family oxidoreductase, producing the protein MTTNIQGKVVAITGASSGIGEAAARLLARQGAKVVLGARRAERLEELARELKSRGGEARARAVDVTKREDVEAFVDFTLKEFGRLDVLINNAGVMPLSRLEMLKVDEWDRMIDVNIRGVLHGIAAALPVMKRQKAGQFINLSSIGGHAVSPTAAVYCATKFAVLAISEGLRQEVGGDIRVTVISPGVTTSELAESISDTSARDLMREFRKVAIPAEAIAHSISYAISQPSEVDVSEIIIRPTASPY; encoded by the coding sequence ATGACGACGAACATCCAAGGCAAGGTGGTGGCCATCACCGGAGCAAGCAGCGGCATCGGGGAGGCGGCGGCCCGACTGCTTGCCCGACAGGGCGCGAAGGTGGTGCTGGGCGCCCGTCGCGCGGAGCGACTGGAGGAGCTGGCCCGGGAGCTGAAGTCCCGGGGCGGCGAGGCGCGGGCACGCGCCGTGGACGTGACGAAGCGGGAGGATGTGGAGGCCTTCGTGGACTTCACGCTGAAGGAGTTCGGACGGCTGGACGTCCTCATCAACAACGCGGGCGTGATGCCGCTGTCTCGCCTGGAGATGCTGAAGGTGGATGAGTGGGACCGGATGATCGACGTGAACATCCGGGGCGTGCTGCACGGCATCGCGGCGGCGCTGCCGGTGATGAAGCGTCAGAAGGCGGGTCAGTTCATCAACCTGTCTTCCATTGGCGGCCACGCGGTGAGCCCGACGGCGGCGGTCTACTGCGCCACGAAGTTCGCCGTGCTGGCCATCTCGGAAGGACTGCGCCAGGAGGTGGGTGGGGACATCCGCGTGACGGTCATCTCCCCGGGCGTCACGACGTCCGAGCTGGCGGAGAGCATCAGCGATACGTCCGCCCGCGACCTGATGCGCGAGTTCCGCAAGGTCGCCATCCCCGCGGAGGCCATCGCGCACTCCATCAGCTACGCCATCAGCCAGCCCTCGGAAGTCGACGTCAGCGAAATCATCATCCGGCCCACCGCGAGCCCTTACTGA